The Gammaproteobacteria bacterium genome has a segment encoding these proteins:
- a CDS encoding CoA ester lyase, which yields MTDMPERKPGSGPVQPRRSALYVPGSNARALEKAQRLAADAVIIDLEDAVAPGAKLAARLAAVEAAASGGFGGREVVIRVNGLDTAWGADDIAAVAGSAADAVLFPKMDDTASLHAAIGWLDRAGGSAMPVWVMAETPRSVLAIEAIASLAPRVAVIVMGTADLAKALRLPPDPQRLGLLPALSHCVLAARARGVDILDGIFAEFRNPSGFRDACRQGKALGFDGKTLIHPDQIAAANEIFGVSADEAAAASQLVAAWEAAAAADQGIAVLDGRMVERLHAEEARRILALHQAVGERAVQDRKT from the coding sequence ATGACTGACATGCCGGAACGCAAGCCGGGCTCCGGCCCGGTGCAGCCGCGTCGCTCGGCGTTGTACGTGCCAGGTTCGAACGCGCGCGCCCTGGAAAAGGCGCAGCGGCTCGCCGCCGATGCGGTCATCATCGATCTCGAGGATGCGGTGGCGCCCGGCGCCAAGCTGGCCGCACGGCTCGCCGCGGTCGAAGCCGCGGCGAGCGGTGGCTTCGGCGGACGCGAGGTGGTGATACGCGTGAACGGGCTCGACACCGCGTGGGGAGCGGACGACATCGCAGCCGTCGCCGGCAGTGCCGCCGACGCGGTGCTGTTCCCGAAGATGGACGACACGGCTTCGCTGCATGCCGCGATCGGCTGGCTCGACCGTGCCGGCGGCAGCGCCATGCCGGTCTGGGTGATGGCGGAGACACCGCGCTCGGTGCTCGCCATCGAGGCCATCGCGAGCCTCGCGCCGCGGGTGGCAGTCATCGTCATGGGCACGGCCGACCTGGCCAAAGCGCTGCGCCTGCCGCCCGACCCGCAACGCCTCGGTCTGCTGCCGGCTCTCAGCCACTGCGTGCTGGCGGCCCGGGCCCGGGGTGTTGATATACTGGACGGGATTTTCGCGGAGTTTCGCAACCCGTCGGGGTTCCGGGATGCCTGCCGGCAAGGCAAGGCACTCGGCTTCGACGGCAAGACGCTCATCCACCCGGACCAGATCGCCGCGGCCAACGAGATCTTCGGGGTCTCGGCCGACGAGGCCGCCGCGGCCAGTCAGCTCGTCGCAGCGTGGGAGGCGGCGGCAGCAGCCGACCAGGGGATTGCGGTACTCGACGGTCGCATGGTCGAGCGACTGCACGCGGAAGAGGCCCGCCGGATCCTGGCCTTGCACCAGGCGGTCGGGGAGCGCGCGGTGCAGGACAGGAAGACATGA
- a CDS encoding AMP-binding protein, producing the protein MNDNLFAHFARAFPADRRAPLLVTPPGAAFSYADMEQHCAALAVRLAGLGLVAGDRVTVQVAKSPQAVWLYLACLRGGYVFHPLNDAYQKDEIAWLVTDAAPALAVCDPARETLFRALLPAGCRLLTLGADGEGTLATDGRTASGAPPLVHRRADDPAILLYTSGTTGRPKGAVISHGNLSANVMDLVAAWGFTAADRLLHALPLHHAHGLFVGLGCALASGASLAFLPRFDASAVLAVLPDCSVMMGVPTYYTRLLRESGLDRERCRHMRLFISGSAPLPPTTFAAFRERTGHELLERYGMTETGMICSNPLHGQRRAGSVGRSLPGVTVRVVGAHGKLLASGEIGEVEVSGANVFHGYWRHAGGRADTFTDDGFFRTGDQGWISADGYLTLSGRSKDLIITGGLNVYPREVENAIDGLPGVAESAVVGVPHPDFGEAVIAAVVAGPGAGPGEAGIIAGVKEQLAGFKVPKRVFMLAELPRNSMGKVEKTALRTRYAHTFRDGGDLNDD; encoded by the coding sequence ATGAATGACAACCTGTTTGCACACTTCGCCCGCGCTTTTCCGGCCGACCGGCGCGCGCCCCTGCTGGTCACGCCGCCGGGCGCGGCCTTCAGCTACGCGGACATGGAGCAACACTGCGCAGCGCTCGCTGTGCGGCTCGCCGGACTCGGCCTGGTCGCGGGCGACCGGGTCACGGTGCAAGTGGCGAAGTCGCCGCAGGCGGTCTGGCTCTATCTCGCCTGCCTGCGCGGCGGCTACGTGTTTCACCCGCTGAACGATGCCTACCAGAAAGACGAGATTGCATGGCTGGTGACCGATGCTGCGCCGGCGCTCGCGGTCTGCGACCCCGCCCGCGAGACCCTGTTCCGTGCGCTGCTCCCGGCCGGCTGCCGGCTGCTCACCCTCGGCGCGGACGGCGAAGGCACACTGGCAACGGACGGCCGTACCGCTTCAGGCGCACCGCCCCTGGTGCACCGGCGGGCGGACGATCCGGCCATTCTTTTATATACCTCCGGCACCACCGGCCGCCCCAAGGGCGCCGTCATCAGCCACGGCAACCTCAGCGCGAATGTCATGGACCTGGTTGCGGCCTGGGGCTTCACCGCGGCAGACCGGCTCCTGCACGCGCTGCCGCTGCATCACGCGCACGGCCTGTTCGTGGGACTCGGTTGCGCACTCGCGAGCGGCGCCAGCCTGGCCTTCCTGCCGCGATTCGATGCCAGTGCCGTGCTTGCCGTGCTGCCCGACTGCAGCGTCATGATGGGCGTACCGACCTACTACACCCGGCTGTTGCGCGAGTCCGGCCTCGACCGGGAACGCTGCCGTCACATGCGGCTGTTCATTTCCGGCTCTGCGCCCCTCCCGCCGACGACCTTCGCTGCATTCAGGGAGCGCACCGGCCACGAGTTGCTCGAACGGTACGGCATGACCGAGACGGGCATGATCTGCAGCAACCCGCTGCACGGACAGCGGCGCGCGGGAAGTGTCGGCCGGTCGCTGCCCGGCGTGACGGTGCGCGTAGTCGGCGCGCACGGGAAGCTGTTGGCATCCGGGGAGATCGGCGAAGTCGAAGTGTCCGGAGCCAATGTCTTTCACGGCTACTGGCGTCATGCCGGCGGGAGGGCCGATACCTTCACCGATGACGGCTTCTTTCGCACCGGTGACCAGGGCTGGATCAGCGCGGACGGCTACCTGACCCTCAGCGGCCGGAGCAAGGACCTGATCATCACCGGTGGGCTCAACGTCTATCCGCGCGAGGTCGAAAATGCGATCGATGGCCTGCCCGGCGTAGCCGAGTCGGCGGTCGTGGGCGTCCCGCATCCGGATTTCGGCGAGGCGGTAATCGCCGCAGTCGTCGCCGGCCCGGGAGCCGGACCCGGCGAAGCCGGTATCATCGCGGGCGTAAAAGAGCAGCTGGCGGGCTTCAAGGTACCCAAGCGGGTATTCATGCTGGCGGAATTGCCGCGCAACTCGATGGGCAAGGTCGAAAAGACTGCACTGCGTACGCGCTATGCGCACACCTTCCGCGACGGAGGCGACTTAAACGATGACTGA